In Bacillus sp. NP247, one DNA window encodes the following:
- the bshB2 gene encoding bacillithiol biosynthesis deacetylase BshB2, with protein sequence MERHVLVVFPHPDDEAYAAGGTIRLLTDQGVPVTYACGTLGQMGRNMGKNVFANRETIPNIREKELKEACEAMGIKDLRMMGFHDKTLEFEDVDFVADKIEAIIQEVNPSRIITFYPEHGVHPDHNAFGRAVVRAVSRMPKEERPVIHAVAITKNREAVLGEPDVVNNISEVFEQKLAALSAHRSQTEAMLEDTHAKIKNKDAATLKWLQLEQFWTYKWE encoded by the coding sequence ATGGAGAGACATGTACTTGTTGTATTTCCGCATCCAGATGATGAGGCGTATGCTGCGGGAGGAACAATTCGCTTATTAACAGATCAAGGAGTACCTGTAACGTATGCATGTGGTACTCTTGGACAAATGGGACGTAACATGGGGAAAAACGTATTCGCTAACCGTGAAACGATTCCAAATATCCGCGAGAAAGAATTGAAAGAAGCTTGTGAAGCGATGGGCATTAAAGATTTAAGAATGATGGGCTTCCATGATAAAACGTTAGAGTTTGAAGATGTTGATTTCGTTGCAGACAAAATTGAAGCAATCATTCAAGAAGTAAATCCATCTCGAATTATTACATTTTATCCTGAGCACGGCGTACATCCAGACCATAATGCATTTGGCCGCGCTGTAGTTCGCGCTGTATCACGTATGCCAAAAGAAGAGCGCCCAGTCATTCATGCAGTTGCAATTACGAAAAATCGTGAAGCGGTACTAGGTGAACCGGACGTTGTAAATAATATTAGTGAAGTATTTGAACAGAAATTAGCTGCACTAAGTGCGCACCGTTCACAAACAGAAGCAATGCTTGAAGACACGCATGCAAAAATAAAAAATAAAGATGCAGCAACATTAAAATGGCTGCAACTTGAACAATTTTGGACTTATAAATGGGAGTAG
- a CDS encoding MerR family transcriptional regulator produces the protein MKIGTFAKLFHVTTDTVRYYIELGLLIPDKKNTQYQMNQLCFDDMTFITELKKFHFSLIEIQRILSYRRVTNFSDHEDIDYYNNLLTDKKNELNNKKEDISKAIHLIEKAVQTSSPSPKEENVTGIPLDFVNLLYCPKCRIPLEMKDVTIKIVYIHTGSLTCSCGYEAAIEEGIIITANLYETSPYPSYFYDKETIKEINPKMINLFEKINFQFQKVLQNIDLKNKLIVETNVDAFVSLPKYIDVLETSASYVFSGYSLEMLKKVRNRVERMNPKPRVLYILNSDLNLPLKPFSIDVFVDSFTITDFSLLNPQFPIHVLKNYLHNSSTIVGGYSYYDSSAKSLKNISALYPNSHEHILYPKYLEKNFSGHEFQITQSENIGYCTDPGPYFDYHVIDEKFHMLMYLASTKK, from the coding sequence ATGAAGATTGGTACATTTGCGAAGCTTTTTCATGTGACAACCGATACAGTTCGTTATTACATTGAACTAGGATTATTAATACCAGACAAAAAAAACACCCAGTATCAAATGAACCAATTGTGTTTCGACGACATGACTTTTATTACTGAGCTGAAAAAATTTCATTTTTCATTGATAGAAATCCAACGAATTTTATCGTATCGACGTGTCACAAACTTCTCGGACCATGAGGATATCGACTACTACAACAACTTACTCACTGATAAAAAGAACGAGCTAAACAATAAAAAAGAAGACATATCAAAAGCGATTCATTTGATTGAAAAAGCGGTTCAAACTAGCTCACCTTCACCTAAAGAAGAGAATGTTACAGGGATTCCACTTGACTTTGTAAATCTGCTCTATTGTCCGAAATGCCGCATTCCCCTTGAAATGAAAGATGTAACGATTAAAATAGTCTACATTCACACGGGGAGTTTAACTTGTAGCTGTGGATACGAAGCAGCTATCGAGGAAGGTATTATTATTACCGCGAACTTGTACGAGACGTCTCCTTATCCATCTTATTTTTACGATAAAGAAACGATTAAAGAAATCAATCCCAAAATGATTAACTTATTTGAAAAAATTAATTTTCAATTTCAAAAAGTTCTACAAAATATAGATTTGAAAAACAAATTAATTGTGGAAACAAACGTTGACGCTTTCGTGTCACTACCCAAATATATCGATGTTCTTGAAACAAGCGCATCCTATGTATTCAGTGGCTATTCACTTGAGATGCTCAAGAAGGTTAGAAACAGAGTTGAGCGTATGAATCCGAAGCCACGCGTCCTTTATATTTTGAATTCCGATTTAAATCTACCATTGAAACCGTTTAGCATCGATGTTTTTGTGGATAGTTTTACAATAACTGATTTTTCACTACTAAATCCGCAGTTTCCGATTCACGTTCTAAAAAACTATTTACATAACAGTTCAACGATTGTCGGCGGATACTCGTATTATGATAGCTCGGCTAAATCCTTGAAAAACATTTCAGCCTTATATCCAAATTCTCACGAACATATTTTATATCCAAAATACTTAGAAAAAAATTTTTCAGGTCACGAATTTCAAATCACGCAAAGTGAAAATATCGGTTACTGTACAGATCCAGGACCTTATTTTGATTATCATGTAATAGATGAAAAATTCCACATGCTCATGTATTTGGCTAGTACGAAAAAATAG
- a CDS encoding YojF family protein — MEIVKDSSLIQNEIERFVNKDVYIHLETTNGAYASHINEKMMTVGAFIRNAIIRFERGKITGTNPYRVGLKMDHGWVYAEGITHWEVDDQKRLLLAGHDNLGRLAVALELSLTPFK, encoded by the coding sequence ATGGAAATAGTAAAAGATAGTTCTCTTATTCAAAATGAAATTGAACGTTTTGTAAATAAAGATGTATATATTCATTTAGAAACGACAAACGGAGCGTATGCATCACACATAAATGAAAAGATGATGACAGTTGGTGCTTTCATTCGAAATGCAATCATTCGTTTTGAACGCGGGAAAATAACTGGAACAAATCCATACCGAGTTGGTCTAAAAATGGATCATGGTTGGGTATATGCAGAAGGTATTACGCACTGGGAAGTAGACGATCAAAAGCGTTTATTACTAGCTGGACATGATAATCTAGGCCGCCTAGCAGTTGCGCTTGAATTAAGCTTAACACCATTTAAGTAA
- a CDS encoding FAD-binding oxidoreductase, with protein sequence MDKMDHMDTLSLWKATANSYDKGKPLEGNEEADVVIIGAGFTGLSSAYHLQKLGKSVIVLEQETIGYGASGRNGGMVLPGYKSTMQELAKKYGAEEARQLNDLSLLSVELVKNIIDEHQINCNFRKTGHIVAAYKAKHFEGLKHESEYLNKNFGYECSVLNRSQLHQEIDSPQYYGCLVDNSSYSFQPLNYAIGLGEAAKSIGAKIFEHSKALSIEYGRNIVKVVTEKGTVTAKDIIVATDGYSGKIMAELNKGVLPISARIIATEQLSETLLNTVIPKDRMVFDTSSFLYYFRRTPDNRIVFGGGDIRPNLGDAVYQSVYDAMVKIMPKLEGSKIDYRWGGFIGVTIDTFPVIGRSKEGAYFATGYTGHGASLSTLFGKLLAQWIVTGNAGGYRFEKERLKSFPFYNQKTMLVNIAHIGFKLVDIIA encoded by the coding sequence ATGGATAAGATGGATCATATGGATACTCTCTCACTTTGGAAAGCGACTGCAAACAGCTATGACAAAGGAAAACCTCTTGAAGGAAATGAAGAGGCGGATGTTGTCATTATTGGTGCAGGTTTCACAGGTCTTTCTTCTGCATATCATTTGCAAAAGTTAGGGAAGAGTGTCATTGTCCTTGAGCAGGAAACAATCGGATATGGCGCAAGCGGTCGCAACGGCGGGATGGTATTGCCGGGCTATAAGTCAACGATGCAGGAGCTTGCCAAGAAGTATGGTGCCGAAGAGGCGAGACAGCTTAACGATCTTTCTCTGCTTAGTGTTGAATTAGTTAAAAACATTATCGACGAGCATCAAATCAACTGTAATTTTAGAAAGACAGGTCACATTGTGGCAGCTTACAAAGCCAAGCATTTTGAAGGATTGAAACATGAAAGCGAATACTTAAACAAAAATTTTGGATATGAATGTAGCGTGCTTAATCGAAGTCAGTTGCATCAAGAAATTGATTCCCCGCAATATTATGGTTGCTTAGTCGACAACTCGAGTTACTCATTCCAACCACTGAACTATGCAATTGGTTTGGGAGAAGCAGCTAAATCAATTGGTGCAAAAATCTTTGAGCATTCGAAAGCACTATCTATTGAGTACGGCCGAAATATTGTGAAAGTTGTTACAGAAAAAGGTACTGTTACAGCGAAAGACATTATTGTTGCTACAGATGGTTACTCTGGAAAAATCATGGCTGAACTGAATAAAGGCGTACTACCAATTTCGGCACGCATTATTGCTACTGAACAGCTTTCAGAAACACTTTTGAATACCGTCATTCCTAAAGATCGCATGGTTTTTGATACGAGTAGTTTTCTTTACTATTTCAGGCGTACACCAGATAATCGGATCGTATTTGGCGGTGGTGATATTCGTCCGAACTTAGGTGATGCCGTTTATCAAAGTGTTTACGATGCCATGGTTAAAATAATGCCAAAACTAGAAGGAAGCAAGATTGATTACAGGTGGGGTGGATTTATCGGTGTGACAATTGATACGTTCCCGGTTATCGGCAGATCTAAAGAAGGCGCATATTTTGCAACTGGTTATACAGGCCACGGCGCGTCTCTCTCAACATTGTTTGGTAAGTTATTGGCACAATGGATTGTTACGGGGAATGCAGGTGGATATCGATTTGAAAAGGAACGCCTCAAATCATTCCCATTCTATAATCAGAAAACGATGCTGGTCAATATAGCACATATTGGTTTCAAACTGGTAGATATTATTGCGTAA